TCCTTATGGGTCACAAAAAAGATCTCCGGCTCCGCCTTAGGATGAATCTTACCTGCCAATGAGAACTCACCCTTTTGAGAAACTTGCATCTTGTCGGTCAACACCCCAAAAATCGGCTGATGCAAACCCATCTGCTCCATCTTCGCCTTCGAAGTGAGCCCCATCTTGTAGCCAATGATTTTCTCTCCATCTTTACGACGCAACTCAATCCCATGACCCTGAATCTCATAAGCCATCGGCAGATCCAGCTCCTTATGACTCAAAGTCAAAGGCTCCTGCTCCTCCGCCTCTTTCCGAGCCCTATAAAGTTGAAAAGACAATTCCGCTACCGTATCCAATTTTTCCGCCATCCCCCACACATTAATACCGTGCTTTGGCTGAGTCCAATAAGAATTGAAAAGAGTCTTCTTTTGACGGAAGTCTCCATCCATGGAT
This Bdellovibrionales bacterium DNA region includes the following protein-coding sequences:
- a CDS encoding 2-oxopent-4-enoate hydratase, producing the protein MAEKLDTVAELSFQLYRARKEAEEQEPLTLSHKELDLPMAYEIQGHGIELRRKDGEKIIGYKMGLTSKAKMEQMGLHQPIFGVLTDKMQVSQKGEFSLAGKIHPKAEPEIFFVTHK